In [Mycobacterium] stephanolepidis, the genomic window TTCGCGCGGTAACCCAAGTCGCCCACCGCGATTCGGTCCTGCCAGTCCGGCGCGATAGTGCTGCCTACATAGAGGCCGTCCGCGGGTTCGATGACGATGTCGCCGCGCTCGGTGGGCACCACGGGCAGTTCTCCCACGGTGTCCATCTGACGTTGCCCGCGTGCGCGCCAGCCGCGCCACATCAGCCGGGCAAGCAGCACGGTCAAGGTGAGCGAGGCGCCCGCCATGATGAGCGCACCGATGAAGTCG contains:
- a CDS encoding PH-like domain-containing protein encodes the protein MNHGDFIGALIMAGASLTLTVLLARLMWRGWRARGQRQMDTVGELPVVPTERGDIVIEPADGLYVGSTIAPDWQDRIAVGDLGYRANATLTRYTGGVLLERSGTADIWIPADVITEIRTAKALAGKVLTHDGILAIRWRLPSGTEIDTGFLARPRSEYKEWKQAS